Part of the Triticum urartu cultivar G1812 chromosome 2, Tu2.1, whole genome shotgun sequence genome, CCCAGCTTCTGCGTCGTTGGGCAAAGCTTCTGCCTCGTTGTTCGCAGCTTCTTCTTCGTTGTTCACAAGCTGCTCCTGATTGTCGCCCTCGGCAGCGTTTAGATCTGGGATCTGTGGTGGGGCATTACCCCCCGCTGTGGCAGCCACAGCAGCAGCAGCCCCGGCTCCCAATGGTCCTGCACCCAAGACTGGCAAGACGTAGAAGGGGATGTAAGTCTATTTCATCTGTGACGATGCAATTTATTAGATTAATGACGAATGTGTTAAACCCATACATACCATGAAGTGGTCGTTTCCTCCTTGACTGAATTTTACTCTAGAGTGGAAATGACAGAACAAAAGGAAATGTTAAAAACTGCATAGCATCTTGGTAGGATAGGAGTaagaaaaaagaggcaaataacGCCTACTTGTAGGGCACAGTTCAGTTCAGGATTTGTCAAAAGATCTAACGCTTTCTCAGCGTCATTTTCATTTATGCGGAGTGCTTCTGCAGCAAGGTACTTCTCAAACCTGCAAAATTAAAACTGATCGGTTACAAACAGAAACAGGACAAGTATCAGCATGAAGTTTCCTATACTACACTTTCTCCACAAGACAACTAAAGACACGTCTAAATCAATGTATGGCTGCTAGGAATAGATGTGTGAAATCTAAATAACCTTTAGATCCATCTAAGATTTCGATTCCCAGtaaaaaaataatataaaaaatgGGACCAAAAAAATAAATCCTATATTGCTTCATAAAACATAATCTTCCAATATTGCTTTATATAAACGAAAATGCATCAGTGCACTTGAGCGTGCAGCACACACTGGTGAGAATGCCCACTTCCATGTTTTGAGAAGTTCTGACAAAACTTATACATGTACATTGTTGGATGTAGTTCGAATCTGCAAGTGTTGGTGCAAAAATAAAACTATCTATTTATGTGCTAGATAAAAAAGACAAACTGTTTACATTTATAGTTGTTGTTTTACTTCTGTTGTTGTTTCTCATAAAAAGTTTAACCAGCTGAAAATGCTATCTTTTGCTACCTCTATGTGTCTGACTCTCTGTCATGCTATGTGTCTGACTCTCTGTCACGCGCACTCTGTGACACAACTGCCAATATTCGCATtggctctcctaataaagaggTCCATGCTTTTCCTCTCCATCGTAAAGAATAACCCCTAAAAATGGACAGGACGCAGGCACTTTCTGTTAACCTGTCTTTATTTAGGCAAACGCATTACCATATAAGTAGGACCTTGCATAGCGTCCCGTCTAACTTGAGCAACATCGCAAGCGCGCAAACCAAACCTCCCAATGGCATCCTTCTACGCAGCCATAGGTTTCATCCTCCCCTTTCTCCTCACCATCGCATTGCCCCAATCTACTGGTTCCCCTCCTGCGGCGCCGTCGACCACCGGGTCATTATCCATCGAGGACGCCTGCAAGCAGACCACCAAGCTCTACGACCTCTGCATGGCGACGCTCTCCCCGGACCGGTCCTCCTTGACGGCTGATGCTGTGGGCCTGACCAGGGCGGCCATCCTGGCTGTCCAGAAGAACGCGTCCGAGACAGCCACATACCTCACGAACATCGATGAAGATGACAACTTCAATAAAACGGCGCAGCTGCAACAATGCCTCGAGGGCTGTGGGGAGCGGTAAGCAGCTAGCTCTGACGTACATGTGTGATCACCAAAGGCAACTTTAACGATGAATCATGGATTGCATGCTTTATCGATCATATATATGCATGCAGGTATGAGGCGGCCGTGGAGCAGCTGGCAGACGCGACAATCGCGCTGGACATGGGGGCATACGACGAGTCGCAGGTGCTGGTATCTGCAGGCCAGGCGGAGGTGAAGCTGTGCCAGAAGGGGTGCCAGGACTCACCAGAACACCAGAGCATCCTCATGGCGCGCAACACCGAGGTCGACCAGCTCTGCAATATCACTCTCGCTATCGCCAAGCTTATCCCCCGGTGACCGGACTCTGCTCGCTCATGGTGGTATATGACTGCCATATTGCCTTTGAAGACATGGTGGCTAGTGAATTAATTTATCTAGCAGATGGGAGCCAGACCTTCTGTGTAAACTAGCTGAATAGCCATATTTTACTATGGCTAGATAACCATGCTGCGCAACATATTATGCTATCGTCGTCATACTCAGTCGGGTCCACACCAAAAGATTAAGTTAGTTCATTTCATTTTCTTCAGTATACAAATTGACAATATGTGTTGCCCAAAATTGGCAGGTTTCACCTGTTCCAACATCGTGCACCAACAATAAAATTCATTCTTTTTAACAACTAAAGTGTCCCTTTTGATTCAACTCAAATCATCAGGTGCATACTCTGTGCATCCAGGTGCAGAAAATCCGCTCTCCATAGAACATGTCACATTGGATACAATGAAACATGAACGACATGGCAAAACTTACGATAACTAAGAAAATCATTCCACACGAACGAAATGAACGAATTCCATTGCCTTTCATCACTAACATTGTTCCCTAATAAATATTTATTTCAACTGAACAACACGTAGATTTTCAACTACACTTTCTTGACAATCTGGTAAAAAAGTTTTTGAGTTTTTAGGGCCTGCTTGGTGCTTGCGATTTTGGTGGTCTACTTAAAACAATCTATTTTGTTATTTTACATAGTACTAACTGACTGAGAGCCTCTTGTTTGGACTTTCAACCCATAACAAGCATAGTTCGCTAGAAGTGGCAAAGAGCCCAGTGACAAACATTGATGCAAAAGCATGGTGCAATAAAGCCAGATTGGTCATTAGGCATCTGATCCTCAAATGTAGGACTATGGGGATTTCATGATAAAATCAACATCTATTTCTCAAATACATGTGATTCGTATAATATAAGACCAAAACACTCTTACCCGATAGTAGTCAAGCCTTTCAACTTCTGCATATCAACTGCCTTGTTCATGGGAGTTTTACCATATCTCCTTTGTTCCCTAGGATAACGCCAAACAAAATGTGCATAAGTCAGCAAAAAAGGAAAAGGAGAATGATACATAGAAGGGAAAGTAAGCCTCTCAATGTGAAGGTTACATTATCTCTCTCTGTGTCTCGATGTCCTGCTCCCTTCTACGAATTTTCTTTTCACGCTCCTCACACAAGAGATCAACAGAAGATTGAATATCATAGCCAGTCATCTTTAGTGCTCTTTTTGATGCTCGTGCGTCATAGCCCATATCCGTTAACATTGCTATAGCTTCATCTGGTACTTGCAGCTAAATCAACATGCATTTACTCATTTAGTAGCAGCACTAATATGGTACTAAGGTCAAAGAAGTACAAAATAAGATACTAAAACTGACAACAAACAGAATTTACCTGCATGTATTTAGATTGTGCAGAACTGAGAGAGCCACGTGCCTTTTCAGTATTACCATTATAATATGCTACCACTCCTTCCAAAAGCTCCAGCCTTACATAGCTGTTACATGGGCAGAAGTTTTGATACATCAGGAAACAATGTAAGTTAAAGCTAGAATGCTTAACAGGTCTCACTCTTGGGAGAGCCGCCACTAATATCCTAAACATTTATCTTAACAAAAATCCAACAAAGATCAAATTAGAGGTGTGCATGCAACATCCATAGTGCCACATTGTGGGTACCACTAGTTGGTTACACTATGAACTGGTGATCCTCTACTTTTCAGCTCTTCTTTCTTTCTAAATGCAGCAATTAGTTATCTACCCCTCGATGAAAATACCCACTCTCTCCAAACAACTGTATAGTAAAAAAGAGATAGAAAAAGGATAGTAGAAAAAGGATGGTAAGAGTCTTACAGAGCCAGATCTGCATGACGGGCTGCCTGGAGTAATCTGAAGCGCGTGGAATCTTTACCGTGTGAGAGTTCAAATCCTACCCTGGCCTTGTTTAGGCGAGCCCCTGCAACTTCTAAGCGTGATACATCACGAAGCATGAAATAGCACCAGACTATATCCAGTTGAAGCATTGGCACATTATCAACTCTCTGCAGAATATGAATGGAGTGTAAGTAAAATACTTCAGCACTCTATTTGACAGAGGTAACAGATAATTCTTCTCACGATTCAAGTTACCTCAATGAGTTTATTGTCACAAAGAGCGAAGGCTTCCTGGCAACACAACAGATGGGTCAGTAATTATACAGCTAATTAACAGGCATGCTTCTTACAGTAGGGCAAAAACAATCACATAAGGCAGTATATACCTCGGACATCATCAAAACATCCAGTGCCTCCTTATACATGTTCTTCTTGATAAGAACTTTTGCCTTTTGATGAAGCATTAGAGCCATCTTCAAAGCCCTAGAGATAGCACACATGATGAGCTGAATAGTACAAACTACATGAGAAAACGACTGAACAGAAGGTTCAATGTATATTACTTCATATCATCTGCAGATCCAAACATCACTTTTTGTCCGCTCTGGTCCTCGAGAGCTATGTTGAAGTTTTCATCAAGGAGAGAGCCATCTGAATGCCTTTGAGATAATGCTTGTGCAGCATCCCTACAAAACATTATGGTAATCTATTACTGAGGAACAAACATTTGCTTTCCACCTATCTTGTGCTACTAACATTTTATACAATAGAAAACATGCAACTAACCATCACCATCACACTTTCAATCAAGGCACGCACCTATCTGTAATCATGCAGCAGTAGGAGTTCTATCCCACAACTCATTATCTTCAGTTACTGAATTTGTGAGTTTCTGAATCATACAGACTGTACATTGTGTTCTTCTTACCGAGAAAGGAACACTTGCTTCCACACTACTTTGTGTTACTAGCATGTTCTACATTACATAACATAACATAGAACTGATTATGGATGTAAATTATCGAATTGACAATAATGTGTGCCTCCACCATGTGGAGACACATCCTAATGGCGGAGAGTGCGATCTTATCTTTTGTCCCGCGGTTAATATAATATAGAATAAAACAATGGCATCGGTGCTCATAATTTTAGACTGCCAAGCGAAGATCCTGCTCGCGGCGACTGCAATTTTTTTTTCCGCCGAAAACAGGGGAAACAGAGCAGGAATCTGGAAATCCAAAATACCCCTCGGGATTCGATCAGAGAGGAGCGGAGCGACCCTCACCAGAGCCTGACGAGCTTGTTGGAGTGCTCCTCCTCCGCAGCCGCGGCGGCGGCCTCGGCGGCGAGGGCCTTGCCGCGATCGGGGGAGGCGAGGGTGGAGAGCACCTTGGCGTTGCCCTTGAGGCCGGCCTGCTGCAGCGAGACGCCGGCGGGGTCGTCCTTGAGCACGCGGCCGCCGAAGATGAGGCCGACGCGGTCGGGCTCCACGTCCCCGGCCCGCCGCGCCACCTCCGCCCGCAGCATCGGCACCGTCCAGGCGCCCAGCTCCACCTCCAGGGGGCCGGCCCACGCGCCGACCACGCGGATTCGATCCGCCGGCGGGGGCGCCGACGCCGATGCCGATGCCGATGCCTCGCCGGACGCCATCGATCGGGGTGGTCGATCGAGGGCTGGGGTTTTGGGCTCGGCGAGTTGTGGGGGATTTTGGTACGGGTTTGGGGTTTGTTGATGGGATTGGAACATAAAACGAGGGAGAGTCGGTTTTATGTAGGACTCATCAGACTCCGGGTCTTCGGCGTGaggattttattttatttttttatttttatttttttgaacgGGAAAGGCACCCATGGTGCCAACTTCATTCAACTCAGTAACAGTGTACAGCATGAATTACAACTCCCTGAATGTTGCAAGAAGACATAGTGGAGATGACAGGGCAAGTTGAGTGAGAATGAGTTGAACTAAAACAACTAAAAACAGGTCCTGTTGCTCTGGTCAGAACCTGATGAGCTACATTGTGGGTTATGCCATTGATTTCTCTGGATATATGGAATACCTGCGATTGCAACTGTCGAGTGGTGTTGTAGAACTCTGCAATGAGCTTTCTGATCGACCAAGGAATCACATCAGCCAAAACATTTTTGCTTGCTGCTGCTTTAGCCAAAGAGAGATTATCAGTGAGGAAGGTAGGTTGGCTAATTTGCAAAAGTTGAGTCACCCTCGCAGCAAGAACAAGGGCATGTGCTTCTGCTTGTAATGGAGAAAAGGTGGGCTCGGTCGAGGCTTGAATTTGGACCTGTATGCTCCTTTGATCCtgcaaaaaattaaaaaagaCACCAATACCTGTGGATGTTTGTCCATGCGTTAGACCTGGGATCTTTCTACATTTAAAAGAAGCGTCAGAATAAATTTTTACCCCCGAAATAAGAAGATTTGTCCTAATAGTTTGTCCCTGCAGCGGCAAAAGAGTGGAGTTTGTAATGTTTTGCTGGAGAGAATAAGTCTTTGCACCATCAGGAGAGGCGTCATTAAGTTTAATGCTTTCATCCAACGCCATTATAGCCATAAAAACCTGATGAGGAGAAGAATTTTTTCTACCAAAAAGGCAATCATTTCTTGATTTCCAAATGCACCATAAGAAACTAAAAATATTTGGGATTGATGCATGAGAGTGGTTCATGGTCAGAAGAGCATGGATAAGAGCCTGTATAGAATGATGATCTTCAGTTAAGATATCAGTCCTAAGATACCAAGGATGCGCAAACCATGCAGCCCTAGCAAATGCACAATTGAAAAACAAATGCAATTCATCCTCATCTTGAGCACAGCGACAACACTCTTTATCAATATGACTAGAGAAACGAGATGCTCTCAAACCTGTAGGGAGGGCCTTGCGAAGTAATCTCCAAGCAAATGTTTGAACCCTATGAGGAATATTCTTGTGCTTCCAAACCTGCTTGAGTAAATCTTTGACTAGTGTAGAGACCTAACCAGGTTGATTCCTGGGATGTCTTTGTATATCCTACAAACATAACTTGTATGTACTTTTAGCGTTGCACTTACCATTAGGCGTGAGATCCCAACATAATATATTCGCACAATCATCTGGAATAATATTAGTTTGAGTAATGATTGTTGCAGTAGGCTCCTGGAAAATAGATCGAATTAAATCATTGTTCCAGACTTTTTGATCTGGAATCCAAAGATCCCTAACTTTAGCAGGGTAAGTGAAATTGTTAGGTTGGATGATGAGATGATCATGAATATCAGACCAGGCTGAACACCAGGGGGTACTCCATATGAAAATGTTTCCTTGCGTGATGTGGTAAAAAGAGTGTGCTTTTAATTTAGGGAACAACTTGATAACAGGGGACCAAAAAGCAGATTTAGGGGTATTGGAAGTGACAGTCCAGAAAGAGGAGTCCGAAAAGTACTTAGATTTGAGAACAAGATGCAATTGAGAATTTGGGGAGTTTGCAATTCTCCAAGCCGAAGCCAAAATTAAACCTTGATTCATAGCTTGAAGGTTTCTAATACCTAGACCCCCTCCTTGCTTAGATGTGCAGATATCCTTCCAAGCTTGAAGGCAAAGACCTCTTGATGAACTGTCTTCTCTAATTCATGTCCACCAAAAAGTTCTAATGATAGCGGTAAGTTTAGCAATGAACTTCTTGGTAAACAATATGTTAGACATGTAATAAACCGGAAATGGAAGAGAAAACAGATCTAATTAATTCCAATCTAGCTGCATGGGAAAGCATGTTGGCCTTATATCCTGGAAGTTTAGCCAAAAATTTGTCCAACACAAAGTTGTAAGCAGCTGTCCTGTTCTTAGCAGGAAGAATAAGAGGGTGGCCAAGGTGAGTGAAATTCTCATCCATGATAGGGACAGGGATAACTCTTTGAATTTCAGAGACCACCATCTGATTAACATGACCACTAAAAAGAATTGCAGATTTGGCCCAATTAGGAGTCTGACCTGAGGCAGCACAAAATTGGTGAATAATTTGAGCCATGGCTTGAGCTTCCCTCATACTTGCTTTTCCGCACACAAGAAGGTCGTCTGCAAAAAGTAGTGAGTGGACAGGAGGGCAATTTGGTCCAAGGGTGATACCCTCAAGATTGTTAGCAGCCAAAGCATCATTAAGGGCAAGCGAAAGTTCATTAATTGCTAGAACAAAGAGATAAGGAGAGAGAGGGCAACCTTGTCTAATACCCCTTTCACTTCTGAATCTCTGAGAAGCTTGGCCATTGATAATGACAGAGAAAACCGGAGTAGAGATGCAAGCATATATTAAATTGATGAAATGCACATGCAACCCTTTACGCGAGAGAGCAGAGACAATGAAGTTCCATTCAACACGGTCAAAAGCTTTAGCAAGATCAATCTTAAGTAGGAAGGCTTGATGTTCCCAAGATTTTAAAGTAAAAGTGTGAGTGATCTCCTGAGCAATAATGATGTTATCACTAATTCTACGCCCTTCTATAAAAGCTTGCTGCGAAGGATCAATATAATCAGGAAGATGAGGTTTGAGCCTATTAGCCAAAGATTTAGCAATGATTTTATAAATAACATTACAAAGGCTAATGGGTCTATAGTCTGTAGGAAGCTGAGGAACAAGCTTCTTAGGAATTAGGGCAATATTAGTATCGCTAATATGAGGGGGTAAGATACCTGTGTGGTAGAACTCATCTACAAGGGTAGTGACATCCTCTCCAATCCAGTCCCATGTAGCCAGGTAGAACTCAACATTGAAACCATCCGGTCCCGGTGATGCATTAAGCTTCATCTCTTTCAGAATCTGCAATATTTCTTGTTTATCTGGGATGGAATAAGTGAAGTCGTTTGGCTGAATCAACAGCTGAGTCCCGAGGAAAGGTCTGCCCACATTATTATTAGAGGAGGAAAAAATGTATCTGAAATAGTTAACAAAAGTATTAGCAATTTGAGTGGGCTTAAAATGGACAATATCATTTTCATCTTTGATGGATACAATAGTGTTTCTTTTCCTCCTTTTGAGAACCGCTTGATGAAAAAATCTAGTATTTCTATCACCACCTTTAGCAAAGTGTTTTTTAGCTCTTTGTTTATAAAATTGATTCAACTTGTTGAGATTCTGCTCATACCTGATTCTAAGCGAATTTTCCAACCTAAGATTTTGTTCGTGAAGAGGCTTGAATTGTATTTGATTGATCTGCTCCTCAATGTCCTGAATCTCTTGTTGAATGGGTTTCTTCTTACGGCACCATCTTTTTAGAGACCCTGCAAGGGAAGATGTCCTAGCCGAAAAGGAGGTCGACCTGGTATTGTAACAGGCTACCTTCGCATGAGCATGAAAGTCCTTTTCTAGCAGCCACCAATTTTCAAATTTAAACGATTGCTTAGGCCTATAAAACTGCCCTTCAGTAGAGATTAGAATAGGCGCATGGTCACTTAAAATAATAGGTAAATTAAGCACTTTCGTATTAGGATAGACAGCACACCAATCTGGATTAACCAAACAACGATCTAAACGTTGATAAATAGGATTAGCCGTGTGTTGTCTATTACGCCAAGTATAAGTCGGACCACTATAACCGATGTCAAAAAAACCACAGTTTTTAATCAAGGCACGAAAGGCAGACATACGATGGTAATTAACCTTAGAATTGCACTTGTCAATATCATACAAGATGTCA contains:
- the LOC125540099 gene encoding NEDD8 ultimate buster 1 is translated as MFQSHQQTPNPYQNPPQLAEPKTPALDRPPRSMASGEASASASASAPPPADRIRVVGAWAGPLEVELGAWTVPMLRAEVARRAGDVEPDRVGLIFGGRVLKDDPAGVSLQQAGLKGNAKVLSTLASPDRGKALAAEAAAAAAEEEHSNKLVRLWDAAQALSQRHSDGSLLDENFNIALEDQSGQKVMFGSADDMKALKMALMLHQKAKVLIKKNMYKEALDVLMMSEEAFALCDNKLIERVDNVPMLQLDIVWCYFMLRDVSRLEVAGARLNKARVGFELSHGKDSTRFRLLQAARHADLALYVRLELLEGVVAYYNGNTEKARGSLSSAQSKYMQLQVPDEAIAMLTDMGYDARASKRALKMTGYDIQSSVDLLCEEREKKIRRREQDIETQREIMEQRRYGKTPMNKAVDMQKLKGLTTIGFEKYLAAEALRINENDAEKALDLLTNPELNCALQSKIQSRRKRPLHVLGAGPLGAGAAAAVAATAGGNAPPQIPDLNAAEGDNQEQLVNNEEEAANNEAEALPNDAEAGANLEAVNQDQDMGNEEEEDLVEEEAGASHAQGPVRDVAMENELANELTGDALDDYDIDVANEGQAIAEYLSLLESAAAAAAGSS
- the LOC125540100 gene encoding uncharacterized protein LOC125540100, encoding MASFYAAIGFILPFLLTIALPQSTGSPPAAPSTTGSLSIEDACKQTTKLYDLCMATLSPDRSSLTADAVGLTRAAILAVQKNASETATYLTNIDEDDNFNKTAQLQQCLEGCGERYEAAVEQLADATIALDMGAYDESQVLVSAGQAEVKLCQKGCQDSPEHQSILMARNTEVDQLCNITLAIAKLIPR